One Pseudomonas tolaasii NCPPB 2192 genomic window carries:
- a CDS encoding alginate O-acetyltransferase AlgF, protein MTFTTTPRRLAKTLAIAAGMSFVSMSAFAGGDAALYGPTAPKGSSFVRVYNASNQEVSATVGATNLSDVAPLASSDFSFMPGGDYSAKVGSQTVPVKLAADHYYTLVNSGSGQPQLIEEPPFKNKQKSLVRVQNLSDKALTLKTADGKTDVVKSVAAKGRGEREINPVKVSLALYDGDKKVGDVKPVALERGEAAVLYVTGSGSSISPVWVKRPVSTR, encoded by the coding sequence ATGACTTTCACTACTACTCCTCGTCGTCTCGCCAAGACTCTGGCTATCGCCGCCGGCATGAGCTTCGTATCGATGTCCGCCTTCGCCGGGGGCGATGCCGCCCTCTACGGCCCGACCGCGCCAAAAGGCTCGAGCTTCGTGCGGGTCTATAACGCGTCAAACCAGGAAGTCAGCGCCACCGTCGGCGCCACCAACCTGAGCGACGTTGCGCCCCTGGCCAGCAGCGACTTCAGCTTCATGCCCGGCGGTGACTACAGCGCCAAAGTCGGCAGCCAGACCGTGCCGGTCAAACTCGCCGCCGACCACTACTACACCCTCGTCAACAGCGGCAGCGGCCAGCCTCAGCTGATCGAAGAGCCGCCGTTCAAGAACAAGCAGAAATCCCTGGTGCGCGTGCAGAACCTCAGCGACAAGGCACTGACCCTGAAGACCGCTGACGGCAAGACCGATGTGGTCAAGTCGGTGGCCGCCAAGGGCCGTGGCGAACGTGAAATCAACCCGGTGAAGGTAAGCCTGGCGTTGTATGACGGTGACAAGAAAGTCGGCGATGTGAAGCCGGTGGCGTTGGAACGTGGTGAAGCGGCGGTGCTTTATGTGACGGGCTCCGGTTCGAGCATCTCGCCAGTCTGGGTGAAACGCCCGGTGTCGACCCGCTGA
- a CDS encoding alginate O-acetyltransferase produces the protein MTRSLRVLYIALFLLVLLALGAWSLRSFFGFSTNADATVLNGRWTKAVETHYDDEFPIKRLGTNLWAALDYKLFNEGRPGVVLGRDHWLYSDEEFNPTVNEDQNLQGNYALVEGVRQKLKAQGIQLVMAIVPAKVRLYPEHLDEVKPASIHANLYQDFHARVAADKIIAPDLLGPLQQAKLGGKQVFLRTDTHWTPDGAEIAAKQLANVIAAKTPLSGEPQRFVTEAENTAPHKGDLRLFLPLDPLFENLMPPKEPLEKRVTHLAENKGDDALFADSETPVALVGTSYSANPNWNFAGALKQALHSDVINYSEDGHGPILPMLSYLKSDDFKNSPPQVLIWEFPERYLPVNNEIGDADPQWVAQLKQAGSRQQNMALNTTKSETPDRAQN, from the coding sequence ATGACCCGTTCATTACGCGTCCTCTATATCGCGCTGTTCCTGCTGGTGCTGCTGGCCCTGGGCGCCTGGTCGCTGCGCAGCTTCTTCGGCTTCAGCACCAATGCCGACGCCACCGTGCTCAACGGTCGCTGGACCAAAGCCGTCGAGACCCATTACGACGACGAGTTCCCGATCAAGCGCCTGGGCACCAACCTGTGGGCGGCGCTGGACTACAAGCTATTCAATGAAGGCCGCCCTGGCGTGGTGCTGGGCCGCGATCACTGGCTGTACAGCGACGAGGAATTCAACCCCACCGTCAATGAAGACCAGAACCTGCAAGGCAACTACGCGCTGGTCGAAGGCGTGCGCCAGAAGCTCAAGGCCCAGGGCATTCAACTGGTCATGGCGATTGTGCCGGCCAAGGTGCGCCTGTACCCGGAGCATCTGGATGAGGTGAAACCGGCGAGCATCCACGCCAACCTCTACCAGGACTTCCACGCCCGCGTCGCGGCCGACAAGATCATCGCCCCCGACCTGCTCGGCCCGCTGCAACAGGCCAAGCTCGGCGGCAAGCAAGTGTTCCTGCGCACCGACACCCACTGGACGCCGGACGGCGCGGAAATCGCCGCCAAGCAGTTGGCCAACGTGATTGCAGCCAAAACACCCCTCAGTGGCGAACCACAGCGCTTTGTCACCGAAGCCGAGAACACCGCGCCGCATAAAGGCGACCTGCGCCTGTTCCTGCCGCTGGACCCGCTGTTTGAAAACCTGATGCCGCCTAAAGAGCCGCTGGAAAAACGCGTGACGCACCTGGCTGAAAACAAAGGCGACGACGCGTTATTTGCAGACAGCGAAACGCCGGTGGCACTGGTCGGCACCAGCTACAGCGCCAACCCCAACTGGAACTTCGCCGGCGCGCTCAAGCAAGCCTTGCACAGCGACGTCATCAACTACTCCGAAGACGGCCACGGCCCGATTCTGCCGATGCTCAGCTACCTGAAAAGCGACGACTTCAAGAACAGCCCGCCCCAGGTGCTGATCTGGGAGTTCCCTGAACGATATCTGCCCGTCAACAACGAAATCGGTGACGCCGACCCGCAGTGGGTTGCGCAGCTTAAACAAGCCGGTTCGCGCCAACAGAACATGGCACTCAACACCACCAAATCCGAGACGCCCGACCGGGCGCAAAACTGA
- a CDS encoding MBOAT family O-acyltransferase, with protein sequence MVFSSNVFLFLFLPIFLGLYYLSGQRYRNLLLLIASYVFYAWWRVDFLALFAAVTLWNYWIGLKVGAAGVRTKPAQRWLLLGVAVDLCILGYFKYANFGVDSINVMMKSAGLEPFILTHVLLPIGISFYIFESISYIIDVYRGDTPATRNLIDFAAFVAIFPHLIAGPVLRFRDLADQFNNRTHTLDKFSEGCTRFMQGFIKKVFIADTLAVVADHCFALQHPTTGDAWLGALAYTAQLYFDFSGYSDMAIGLGLMMGFRFMENFKQPYISQSITEFWRRWHISLSTWLRDYLYITLGGNRKGTLITYRNLFLTMLLGGLWHGANITYIVWGAWHGMWLAIEKAIGLNTTPRSFNVVRWAFTFLLVVMGWVIFRAENLHVAGRMYGAMFSFGEWSLSELNRASLTGLQVATLVVAYATLAFFGLRDFYTNRPADKTKPADPSLIKAVPGDNPGSIHQPGFTVGRDAAVQPAYWTADLPRYAMRGAVLLLFVASILKLSAQSFSPFLYFQF encoded by the coding sequence ATGGTTTTCTCGTCCAATGTGTTCCTGTTTCTGTTCTTGCCGATCTTTCTCGGCTTGTACTATTTGAGCGGGCAACGCTATCGCAACCTGCTGCTGCTGATTGCCAGCTATGTGTTCTACGCCTGGTGGCGAGTGGACTTCCTGGCGCTGTTCGCCGCCGTCACGCTGTGGAATTACTGGATCGGCCTCAAGGTCGGTGCCGCCGGTGTGCGCACCAAGCCGGCCCAGCGCTGGCTGCTGCTCGGCGTGGCGGTCGACCTGTGCATTCTCGGCTACTTCAAATACGCCAACTTCGGCGTCGACAGCATCAACGTGATGATGAAGTCGGCGGGCCTGGAGCCGTTCATCCTCACCCACGTGCTGTTGCCGATCGGGATCTCGTTCTACATTTTCGAGTCCATCAGCTACATCATCGACGTGTACCGCGGCGATACCCCGGCCACGCGCAACCTGATCGACTTTGCGGCGTTCGTGGCGATTTTCCCGCACTTGATTGCCGGCCCCGTGTTGCGCTTTCGCGACCTGGCCGACCAGTTCAACAACCGCACCCACACCCTCGACAAGTTCTCCGAGGGCTGCACGCGGTTCATGCAGGGCTTCATCAAGAAAGTCTTCATCGCCGACACCCTCGCGGTGGTGGCCGACCATTGCTTCGCCCTGCAACACCCCACCACCGGCGATGCCTGGCTCGGCGCGCTGGCCTACACCGCGCAGCTGTACTTCGACTTCTCCGGCTACAGCGACATGGCCATCGGTTTGGGCTTGATGATGGGTTTCCGCTTCATGGAAAACTTCAAGCAGCCGTACATCAGCCAGTCGATCACTGAGTTCTGGCGCCGCTGGCACATCAGCCTGTCGACCTGGCTGCGTGACTACCTGTACATCACCCTGGGCGGCAACCGCAAAGGCACGTTGATCACCTACCGCAACCTGTTCCTGACCATGCTGCTCGGCGGTCTGTGGCACGGAGCGAACATCACCTACATCGTGTGGGGTGCCTGGCACGGCATGTGGCTGGCGATTGAAAAAGCCATCGGCCTCAACACCACGCCGCGCAGCTTCAACGTGGTGCGCTGGGCCTTCACCTTCCTGCTGGTGGTGATGGGCTGGGTGATCTTCCGCGCGGAAAACCTTCACGTCGCGGGCCGCATGTACGGCGCGATGTTCAGCTTTGGCGAGTGGTCGCTGTCGGAACTCAACCGCGCCAGCCTCACCGGCCTGCAAGTGGCAACCCTGGTGGTGGCGTACGCAACCCTGGCGTTCTTCGGTCTGCGCGACTTCTACACCAACCGCCCGGCCGACAAAACCAAGCCGGCCGACCCGAGCCTGATCAAGGCCGTACCGGGCGACAACCCCGGCAGCATCCACCAGCCCGGTTTCACCGTGGGCCGGGACGCCGCCGTGCAACCGGCCTACTGGACCGCTGACCTGCCTCGCTACGCCATGCGCGGGGCGGTGCTGCTGCTGTTCGTGGCGTCGATTCTCAAACTGTCGGCGCAGAGTTTCTCGCCGTTCCTTTACTTCCAATTCTGA
- a CDS encoding mannuronate-specific alginate lyase produces the protein MQKLLMPSLLGLAIFAGAANAAAPLRPPQGYFAPIEAFKTGDFKNDCDAMPAPYTGSLQFRSKYEGSDKARATLNVQSEKAFRDSTADITKLEKDTSKRVMQFMRDGRPQQLECTLNWLTSWAKADALMSKDFNHTGKSMRKWALGSMASAYVRLKFSDSHPLANHQQESQLIEAWFNKLADQVVSDWDNLPLEKTNNHSYWAAWSVMATSVATNRRDLFDWAVKEYKVGANQVDDQGFLPNELKRQQRALSYHNYALPPLSMIASFALVNGVDLRQENNGALKRLGDKVLAGVKDPDIFEKKNGKEQDMKDLKQDMKFAWLEPFCTLYTCAPDVIERKHGMQPFKTFRLGGDLTKVYDPAHEKGNKGS, from the coding sequence ATGCAGAAGTTATTGATGCCATCGTTGCTGGGCCTGGCGATCTTCGCCGGCGCAGCCAACGCCGCCGCCCCACTGCGTCCGCCCCAGGGCTATTTCGCCCCGATCGAGGCGTTCAAGACCGGCGATTTCAAGAATGACTGCGACGCCATGCCGGCGCCGTACACCGGCTCGCTGCAATTTCGCAGCAAGTACGAAGGCTCGGACAAGGCCCGCGCCACCCTGAACGTGCAATCCGAAAAAGCCTTTCGCGACAGCACCGCCGACATCACCAAGCTGGAAAAAGACACCAGCAAGCGCGTGATGCAGTTCATGCGCGACGGGCGCCCGCAGCAGCTGGAATGCACGCTCAACTGGCTCACGAGCTGGGCCAAGGCCGATGCGTTGATGTCCAAAGACTTCAACCACACCGGCAAGTCCATGCGCAAATGGGCGCTGGGCAGCATGGCCTCGGCCTATGTGCGCCTGAAGTTTTCCGACTCACACCCGCTGGCCAACCACCAGCAGGAATCGCAGCTGATCGAGGCGTGGTTCAACAAGCTTGCCGATCAAGTCGTCAGCGACTGGGACAACCTGCCGCTGGAAAAAACCAACAACCACTCCTACTGGGCTGCGTGGTCGGTGATGGCCACGTCCGTCGCCACCAACCGTCGCGACCTGTTTGATTGGGCGGTGAAGGAATACAAGGTCGGCGCCAACCAGGTGGATGACCAGGGTTTCCTGCCCAACGAATTGAAGCGTCAGCAACGGGCTTTGTCGTACCACAACTATGCCCTGCCGCCGCTGTCGATGATCGCCAGTTTTGCCCTGGTCAACGGTGTTGATCTGCGCCAGGAAAACAACGGCGCGCTCAAACGCCTGGGCGACAAGGTGCTGGCCGGGGTGAAAGACCCGGACATCTTCGAGAAGAAGAACGGCAAGGAACAGGACATGAAGGACCTCAAGCAAGACATGAAATTTGCCTGGCTTGAGCCCTTCTGCACCCTCTACACCTGCGCGCCGGATGTGATCGAGCGCAAGCACGGGATGCAGCCGTTCAAAACGTTCCGCCTGGGCGGCGACCTGACCAAGGTCTACGACCCGGCGCATGAAAAGGGCAACAAAGGCAGTTAG
- a CDS encoding alginate O-acetyltransferase, with protein MHPHMIKLLSLSGLTLGLLAASQGVRADEVKATTFTAEPCCSLCPAAHDAKNYTTRYQQNFTTLVQAQGDWLFRTQEDLRTEFDTSPAGYKRMQQLHDAFKAKGVELVVVYQPTRGLVNRNKLNPEEKAKFDFDKALGNYKTMLGRFAKMGYVVPDLSPLTNEQLPDELPAHDFYFRGDQHWTPYGAQRTAKIVGAKVRAMPEFADIPKREFETKRSGRMGKTGTLHNMAGQLCGTSYAIQYMDQFTTEPKGEAGDGDLFGDSGNPQITLVGTSHSGKNYNFAGFLEQEIGADILNVAFPGGGLEGSMIQYLGSDEFQKSPPKILIWEFSPLYRLDQETIYRQMMALLDNGCEGKTAQMSASTTLKPGKNELLVNSSNKDLRNASHQVDIRFADPSVKTLQATLWYMNGRHEDLKIEKPETSDTDGRFAFELRTDEDWASQNLLAVEVQGPEAGQAAQKVEAKICTRNVFPSGGQQTAQLGQ; from the coding sequence ATGCACCCACACATGATCAAACTGCTGAGCCTTTCGGGTCTGACCCTCGGCCTGCTCGCGGCCAGCCAGGGCGTGCGCGCGGACGAAGTCAAGGCAACGACTTTCACCGCCGAACCCTGCTGCAGCCTGTGCCCGGCCGCGCATGACGCGAAGAACTACACCACGCGCTACCAGCAGAACTTCACCACCCTGGTGCAAGCCCAGGGCGACTGGCTGTTCCGCACCCAGGAAGACCTGCGCACCGAATTCGACACCAGCCCCGCCGGCTACAAACGCATGCAACAGCTGCACGATGCGTTCAAGGCCAAGGGCGTGGAATTGGTGGTGGTCTACCAGCCGACCCGTGGCCTGGTGAACCGCAACAAGCTCAACCCGGAAGAGAAAGCCAAATTCGATTTCGACAAGGCACTGGGCAACTACAAGACCATGCTCGGCCGTTTCGCCAAGATGGGTTATGTAGTGCCGGACCTGTCGCCGCTCACCAATGAGCAACTGCCGGATGAACTGCCGGCCCACGACTTCTACTTCCGTGGCGACCAACACTGGACGCCGTACGGCGCCCAGCGCACGGCGAAAATCGTCGGCGCAAAAGTGCGCGCCATGCCCGAGTTCGCCGACATTCCCAAGCGCGAATTCGAGACCAAACGCTCTGGGCGCATGGGCAAGACCGGCACCCTGCACAACATGGCCGGGCAACTGTGCGGCACCAGCTACGCGATCCAGTACATGGACCAGTTCACCACCGAGCCCAAGGGCGAAGCGGGCGACGGCGACCTGTTCGGCGATTCGGGCAACCCGCAGATCACCCTGGTGGGCACCAGCCACAGCGGCAAGAACTACAACTTCGCGGGTTTCCTGGAACAGGAAATCGGCGCTGACATCCTCAACGTCGCTTTCCCCGGCGGTGGCCTGGAAGGCTCGATGATCCAGTACCTGGGCAGCGATGAATTCCAGAAGAGCCCGCCGAAGATCCTGATCTGGGAATTCTCGCCGCTGTATCGCCTCGACCAGGAAACCATCTACCGCCAGATGATGGCGCTGCTCGACAACGGCTGCGAAGGCAAGACCGCGCAGATGAGCGCGAGCACCACCCTCAAACCCGGCAAGAACGAATTGCTGGTCAACAGTTCGAACAAAGACCTGCGTAACGCCAGTCACCAGGTTGATATCCGCTTCGCCGACCCGTCGGTGAAAACCTTGCAAGCCACCCTCTGGTACATGAACGGGCGCCACGAGGACCTCAAAATCGAAAAACCCGAAACATCCGATACAGACGGGCGTTTCGCCTTCGAACTGCGCACTGATGAAGACTGGGCCTCGCAGAACTTGCTGGCCGTGGAAGTGCAAGGCCCCGAAGCGGGCCAGGCCGCGCAGAAGGTTGAAGCGAAAATTTGCACACGCAACGTATTCCCAAGCGGTGGTCAGCAGACCGCCCAACTTGGGCAATGA